A section of the Streptomyces sp. CG1 genome encodes:
- a CDS encoding lysine N(6)-hydroxylase/L-ornithine N(5)-oxygenase family protein: protein MTNPPHHDAASPRDLVGIGIGPCNLSLAALAHPLAELDAVFYDQRPGFTWHPGLLIEGATVQVPFLADLVTFADPTSPWSFLNYLKTRGRLFPFYFAERFHIQRAEYDGYCRWVAENLPALSFRHQVDAVRWNSERDVFEVDFTQLDAEGEAEALGRTYTRNVVIGIGTAPYVPDPLKPLVDAPGVPVIHAADYLKHRSTLLAADHVTVVGSGQSGAEVFLDLLRHRPAGREKLHWIGRSEAFAPMEYSKLGLEHFTPDYTRYFHSLAEPVRDRLIAAQWQLHKGIDAGTLAAIHDELYRRSLHGGWPDAVLTPGVLVRTAGRIATTKVELHLEHVQQGTRTRLTTGAVVLATGYRERSLDRILAGLDPYMRRDSSERPRIDEEFRLVLDPSVTGSVYVQNAELHSHGVGAPDLGLAAWRSAGILNSLTGNDPYPPATRTAFTTFGLQDTRPRIPRARQALRLTPLVEGR, encoded by the coding sequence ATGACCAACCCCCCACACCACGACGCCGCATCCCCCCGCGACCTGGTCGGCATCGGCATCGGCCCCTGCAACCTCTCGCTGGCCGCCCTCGCCCACCCGCTCGCCGAACTCGACGCCGTCTTCTACGACCAGCGCCCGGGCTTCACCTGGCACCCCGGTCTGCTCATCGAGGGCGCCACCGTCCAAGTGCCGTTCCTGGCCGACCTGGTGACCTTCGCAGACCCGACCAGCCCCTGGAGCTTCCTCAACTACCTCAAGACCCGCGGTCGGCTCTTCCCCTTCTACTTCGCCGAGCGCTTCCACATCCAGCGCGCCGAGTACGACGGCTACTGCCGCTGGGTCGCGGAGAACCTGCCCGCGCTGAGCTTCCGCCACCAGGTCGACGCGGTTCGCTGGAACTCCGAACGGGACGTGTTCGAGGTCGACTTCACCCAGCTCGACGCCGAGGGCGAGGCCGAGGCACTCGGCCGTACCTACACCCGTAACGTGGTCATCGGCATCGGCACCGCCCCCTATGTGCCGGACCCCCTCAAGCCGCTCGTGGATGCCCCGGGCGTGCCCGTCATCCACGCCGCCGACTACCTGAAGCACCGGTCCACCCTGCTGGCCGCCGACCACGTCACCGTCGTCGGCTCCGGACAGTCCGGCGCCGAGGTCTTCCTCGACCTGCTGCGGCACCGGCCCGCCGGCCGCGAGAAGCTGCACTGGATCGGCCGCAGCGAGGCGTTCGCGCCGATGGAGTACTCCAAGCTCGGCCTGGAGCACTTCACCCCCGACTACACCCGCTACTTCCACTCCCTCGCCGAGCCTGTCCGGGACCGGCTGATCGCCGCGCAGTGGCAGCTGCACAAGGGCATCGACGCCGGTACGCTCGCCGCCATCCACGACGAGCTGTACCGGCGCTCCCTGCACGGCGGCTGGCCCGACGCCGTTCTCACCCCGGGCGTCCTGGTGCGTACGGCCGGCCGGATCGCCACCACCAAGGTCGAACTCCATCTGGAACATGTCCAGCAGGGCACCCGTACCCGGCTCACCACCGGCGCGGTCGTCCTCGCCACCGGCTACCGCGAGCGCTCGCTCGACCGCATCCTCGCCGGGCTCGACCCGTACATGCGCCGTGACAGCAGCGAACGCCCCCGCATCGACGAGGAGTTCCGGCTGGTCCTCGACCCGTCCGTGACCGGCTCGGTGTACGTCCAGAACGCCGAGCTGCACAGCCACGGCGTGGGCGCGCCCGACCTGGGCCTCGCCGCGTGGCGCAGCGCCGGCATCCTCAACTCCCTCACCGGGAACGACCCTTACCCGCCGGCCACCAGAACGGCCTTCACCACCTTCGGCCTGCAGGACACCCGCCCCCGGATCCCGCGGGCCCGCCAGGCACTGCGTCTCACGCCACTGGTCGAAGGAAGGTGA